From Oculatellaceae cyanobacterium, a single genomic window includes:
- a CDS encoding WD40 repeat domain-containing protein has translation MPQTSPPPVNATSKTAKFRNCLQILLWSIAFILVGTQIYGYSRYKIFPSNPIFLINSLPSSFFLKTTLTGHTDFVYSVIISPDGKSLFSGSFDNNIKIWNLESGKLETTLGEHKDSVISLAISRDGKTLVSGSADKTINIWNLEIGELESTLKGHSEMVTAVTISPNEKTLVSGSVDKTIKIWNLSTHKLEKTLTGHTSYISSVVISPDGKYLISGGWDNTIKIWDLQTRQLQTTLTGHTGSVLTIAISKDGKTLVSGSADNTIKIWDLQTQQLKATLTGHTNPIFSIKISPDGKTLVSGSADNTIKVWDFSTQQLQKTLLGHTDYVLSLAISPDGKTLVSGSQDNTLKILRMP, from the coding sequence ATGCCTCAAACCTCACCACCGCCAGTAAATGCCACTTCCAAAACTGCTAAATTTCGCAACTGCTTACAGATATTACTTTGGAGTATTGCTTTTATCTTAGTGGGAACTCAAATCTATGGGTATTCTCGCTATAAAATATTTCCATCTAATCCGATATTTTTAATTAATAGCTTACCTAGCAGTTTTTTTCTTAAAACTACTCTCACCGGACATACTGACTTCGTTTATTCTGTAATTATTAGCCCTGATGGAAAATCTTTATTCAGTGGCAGTTTTGACAACAACATCAAAATTTGGAACCTTGAATCAGGTAAGTTGGAAACTACTTTAGGTGAGCATAAAGACTCAGTTATTTCTTTGGCTATTAGTAGAGATGGAAAAACCCTAGTAAGTGGCAGTGCAGATAAAACTATTAATATTTGGAATCTGGAAATTGGCGAGTTAGAAAGTACTCTGAAAGGGCATAGTGAAATGGTAACAGCCGTTACTATTAGTCCGAATGAAAAAACGTTAGTAAGTGGTAGCGTAGATAAGACTATTAAAATTTGGAATTTGTCAACCCATAAGTTAGAAAAAACGCTGACTGGGCATACAAGTTATATTAGTTCAGTTGTTATCAGTCCTGATGGTAAGTATTTAATAAGTGGCGGTTGGGACAACACTATCAAAATTTGGGATTTGCAAACACGGCAATTGCAAACAACTCTAACTGGACATACAGGTTCAGTGCTTACTATAGCTATTAGTAAAGATGGAAAGACGCTAGTTAGTGGCAGTGCTGACAATACTATTAAAATTTGGGATTTGCAAACGCAGCAGTTGAAAGCAACTCTTACTGGACATACTAACCCGATTTTTTCTATAAAGATTAGCCCAGATGGAAAGACGTTAGTTAGTGGCAGTGCTGACAATACTATTAAAGTTTGGGATTTCTCAACTCAACAGTTACAAAAAACTTTACTGGGACATACTGATTATGTTCTTTCCCTCGCTATTAGCCCAGACGGAAAAACCTTAGTTAGTGGCAGTCAGGACAATACTCTTAAGATTTTGCGAATGCCTTAA